Sequence from the Sulfuracidifex tepidarius genome:
ATTTCAATATGACATATTTTGCTCCAAGATAGTAGTCACGATCCATATTATATCTGTTATTTTAAAAAAAGAGAGAGTTAGATGAAACAGATCTATGCTGAATTCTATATATATTCTATTTTCTATGTTAGATGTTAGAAAACAAAAAGCTTAAATATTACTTTCTAACTTAGAAGTTAATAGGTAATAGAAAAATGAGCTTAACCGAAATGGTTTCAAAGGCAAACTCCCCAGTTGAAGGGAAGGAAAAAGATTTAGTTTTTTTAATTTCCATGTTAGATAAGGAAGATAAGATAGAGTTTGTAAGGACTTTTGAAAGTGATTTCTGGTCCCTAGTCGAGAACAAGATGTTAACAAAAACTGCAGTGTATAAGTTCCTTAGTGGCTATGCTCCATCTGATGAAAGAATACTAAGGATTGTGGAGGCTGACGGAGAAGCTAGGAAGTGGCTTATAGAAAGAGTGAAAGAGAAGGCAAAGAAGGCACTACAAATCATTAGCGAAATGGAGGCTGAGGAGGAATGACGACTGCTAAAGTATATTATAAACTGGAAGTGTTAGCACCCTGTGAAGAGCTTGCAAAAGAGATTAACGGAGCATTGGAAGGACAAATCTTCGATTATGAAACTATGCAACTGAAAAAATTGGAAATTGAAGAACTATGCCCAGAATGTATCGTAATTGTTAAAAAGGTAGGTGGGGAGGAATGAGGATCCCTGGCAGGAAAATTGAGGAGTTCTGTTACACTGATAAATATTATAATGAATATGCAGCGTTTTGCTATGATGCGAGAGTGGATGTCAATGATGTCGAGTTCAGTGATAAAGATTTAGAAGAAATTGTGGATCAGTATGAGGAAGAAATTATAGAAATTTTGAGAGATAAAGGCTACAGAATTTCGGAAAGTAAAAGCAAGAAGATTACCTTACAAAATTATAAAAAATTGGAGGATTGGTTGAAATGACTGAGCAAACTACTTCTACTTTGCAACAATACTTAGAGAAAGCTTATGCTCTAGCCTATAAGGCACAGAGATTAATATCAGTAGACAGAGCTGCTTACAGAATTTTTAAAGAAATTAAGGAATTGATAGGAAGCTTAGAAGAATACATTATTAATAATATTGAATACGACAGCGTTGAGGTAGGCAATAAACTGAAGTATTACGAAAAGCAGTTAGCTCTTATTGAGGAGAAGAAGGATAGTTTACTACTTAGGTTCTTCAGGCAGATGAGTGAACACCCCAGTTTACCGCAAAATCTAGATGAAGAGAAGTACATTATCAACTGGATGGCTTCTAAGGGTTATGAATTCTGCAGCTATGACAAACAAGAAGCATTGCAGAAGTTAGATGAAGTTAAGGAAGGGGGAGTAATAGAGGAAGAGGATCCGCTTACTGGACTAGATATTTGGTGTTTGAAGGTGAGAAAATGATAGATGAAAGGACCCTGGAGCTAATTTCAAACTGTTGGGTTAAGTTCAGGCATGTAATGCATGTTAGCCAATTATGTGAAGACTGCAAACATGTCATGTGTGTATTTTTACTAAAAATAGCAGAGGACGATAAGGAGTTTGCAGACGATTTAGATCTGAAAGAAGACGTAGAGTACTGCGAAAGACTGGAAAAAGTTACGGTTCCAGGTGTTATTTAATGAGAAGAGCCTTAAGGATAGTTCATTTTGACAAAGATCATAAAGCTAAATATCTAGAGCTTAGCTTTGACAGTGCTGCTATTAACGATAAGGGATACGCGGATGACGGATCGTTACTAATATCTATCTCTCAGGGAGAGCAGAGGATTGCATTTCAACTAAGCGTATCAGAAGCTGCATTGCTAAAAGAGAGATTAGATTACATTCTAGCACTCTTAGCTAAGCAATACATAGAAATTGATGAAAAAGCAGCAAAGGAAAGACAGCAAAAACAAGTCAAAAAGGATCAGAAAAAGGAAGAGTACTTAGATGAAGAGGTTGAGGAGGAAGAAGGATGAGGGTAATAACATTCAAAGTTGATGAAGAACTATTGCAAAAACTCGACTTATACTGCATTAATAATAATCTAGATAGGAGTGAAGCGATTAGGGATGCTATAAAACTTTACTTAAGCTGTGTGCATCATAAGGGCAGAGTTTACAGACTAAATTCTATCGGAGAGAATTATCAGAATAGGGAAATTAGGGTGCAGGAGCTATGAAGAAGAGCACACTACTAATGCTGCTTCAAAATATTTATGAAGATGTTGATTACTGCAGCTGTTTCGCTGCAAAGAAAAAACTAGAGTGGTTAATCAAGAAACTTCAGGAGGAGGATATTGAGAATGACAGTTAATCAGATAATAGAAGAAAACAGAGAGCTGCAGTTACAACTATCTAAAGCAATAAACACTATTACAAAGCTCGAAAACAGAATTGCAGCGCTGCAAAAGAAGATAGAAGCCTTGCAGAAAGAGAATGAAAAACTAAAAGATGAAAACAAAAAGCTTCAGAAGCAAAATAATATCTTAATGAGAGCTATAGAGATTGCACTGCAAATTCATAACGCTGAAGCACAATACAAACATCTCAGCTTAGTTCTGCAGAAAATCAAAGAAACTGGGGAGTTTAAGGGGTGATTTCTTGTGGAATTGCAACAATTATTAATTCCGAAAGT
This genomic interval carries:
- a CDS encoding ribbon-helix-helix protein, CopG family codes for the protein MRVITFKVDEELLQKLDLYCINNNLDRSEAIRDAIKLYLSCVHHKGRVYRLNSIGENYQNREIRVQEL
- a CDS encoding cell division protein ZapB gives rise to the protein MTVNQIIEENRELQLQLSKAINTITKLENRIAALQKKIEALQKENEKLKDENKKLQKQNNILMRAIEIALQIHNAEAQYKHLSLVLQKIKETGEFKG